The Coffea arabica cultivar ET-39 chromosome 10e, Coffea Arabica ET-39 HiFi, whole genome shotgun sequence region GACATTttgctgtttcttttttctcaaaCCAAAGAACGATACTTGTTGAAATGAACTGGCTACCAGCGTGTAGCTTTTGGAGACTTAAACTATTGTAACTTATTCTTGCTGCATGGATGTTATTGTTTCCAAAAGTTCTAGAAGACCTTACCAAGTAGCAGCATATTGCAGACACCTGACATAATATTTGATTTGCTATATGGTCTgcttgaattttttcttttagctAATTCAGGCAACAGTGTTTTTGACGACTCTTTTTCCTCAAGATTCAGATTTAAGGGTATCTGACAtttgctctttcttttttctcgaATCAAAGAATGATACTCATTCAAATGAACCGTCTACCAGCATGTAGCTTTTGGAGACTTAAACCATTGTATCTTATTCTTGCTGCATGGATGGTGTTATTTCCTAAAGTTTCAAAAGACCTTGTCATGTAGCAGCATATTGCAGACAGTATAGTTGTTTCTCAAGGATATAAAAGGTGTGAAAGAAAAACTGAcataatttttgtgaattgtACAAGGAGATGTCGGATTTAATTGGTTTTTTGGGTGACATACATGTTGCATTTAGTCTATTGGTTTTGCTTTTGTTCTTTCTCGTATAAATTTTCTGTGGTTTTTCTGTTTAGGAGATAGCCTTGGTTAGTGGATGGGTTTAGTTTTTCTCTCCTTGACTGTAAAGTTAGGAATTGAGTGTATCATAAGAATGTATTGACGTAGTTCAAGGTAAAATTCCATCAGACAACTTCTCGTATTTCCTCCTccccctcctctctctctctctctctctcagcagAAGAAATTTTAGGTGTTTTCTCAAGTTATGTGGAGGGAAATATACATTTCATGATTGCTGTCTTTAGATATCATCTTAGGAGTGGACTTTATTTGTTGATTGAAAGGATGCTCTTATATGAGAAAAGGTGGTCATAATTTAGAAGTGACTTGAGACGTTTGCTACAAGAATTCTGATCCACTTTTTAAAGCTATTACAAGTGCTAGCAGATAAATGGTATGTCGAAGCATTCATCCAACAATATACATTGGACTTTTGTTGAGAAGGTCTTGATCTAGTGGTTAAGGTTGAAATTCCTGGAATTAGAGGacctagctcaaatcctccttCCCCTTCTCTTCTGCTAATATCCCATTCCTCCCCTTGTTAGGAAAAAGTATATTGGATTTATTTTCTGTGTAGTCATTTTCTGAATTTTGACCACATAATAAATTGTTAGATTTCGTGGGGTTTTATCATATACACGGCATACATTTTAACCCTATTCTCAGAAAAAATGTGCAAGTGACAAAATCTACTGTAAGACTGATCTACGTAAGTTGATTAAGCTATTTGAATATTTCTGTCAGCTTTTCTTTTAAGTAGCATCTGCAAGGTAAAACTATACGAGAGATTACAGATTGTAGCTTTCGATATAAGTATGTCAATGAGTAGGGTTTGGATTGGATTCTTTTGATCCAAAtttaaatccattaaatttaggTAGGCCCACATCTAGATCGAAATCCTTTAAAAAAGTTAATCCAAACCCAAACTCTCATggatttggatatttgatggatTTCCGTAGGTATTTTTTTGAACATACAGTGAAGAACTAAAGTAAAAATGTCTTAAAAATATATAGtgttaaaaaataacataaaaaccagccaatttttgtttttaaattaataaaataaacagccatgaagtgttattgtattaaatCCAATGGCCATATAATATTAGATTATTATATATGTATGCAAGCGCGCGCACACACATACAAACATACATGAGTTTTGGCAGGATctgatttgaatttgaatttgcgTATGGATAATAGAAAATCAAATCCTATCTAGACCTATAAATCTCTTATAGGGTTTAGGTTTGGATTTGAGAAAGTAAATGTCAAGCCTTAAGTATATTGGGTTTGAATTGAATCTAAATAAGATCGGACCCATTGACTTACTTATTTCGATATATGCTACTACTCTAAGTTTGTGGAGAGTAGTATCGTTGTGAAGCTCTTCCTAGGGTAATCTTTAAAAACTGCCCCTAAATGATAATCTGTTCCTTCGCTATTTCTTCTTTGCTTTTATGGTTTTGAATGCTAAGAGTTAGTTAGGCGCATAGTAGTTCATTCTGCAGAGGATGATTCTGTATTTACTCTAATTATTTATAGGATGTGTTGAAGATCTTTTGAGGTTTGAGCAGCAACACTTCAATAAGATATTTTGACTGCTCGAAGTAAAAGAACAATGGAAGATGCTTTTGATTGGTTGAGACTTGAGAGCGAGGTCTATGTCAGAATTCTCGCGATCGTTTTTTGATCATCAGTCTGGCGTTTGTGGTTCCAAAAGGAGGAAACGAAACGAAGTGATAGTTGGGTAGCATGTCATTTCATTTGGACTTTAAagtatttcaaattttcattagtTACAGATAGTTACAGTCAATTGCAAAAGAAACAATTTCCACCTTTTATCATAACTACTGTTGTAACTATGCTAAACATGTCACTAGACAACTTGTATTGGCCGTGTATAATCAGACTTGTAACTACTACTTTTGATCTAGTATGAGTACACACAACAGCAAAACAGGTACAGTTTAAGCAAGTTCTAAGACTGATgatattgaaattaaaaaaaaaactgatgctATTGAAATGGAATATTTATCAGAGAATAATATGTGAAAGTTCTGCACAATTCGAGTACAgtataagaaagaaaaaaatccaaTAATACAAACTCATTTTTGGATATGGAAATGCCCAATTTGTGGCGGACACAGAAAGTAGGCCACTTGATAGTCTCTAACTGAAGTTTGTATTATGAGCATTTGGTGCTGTTGGCTGAGCCAAAGCAAATTCAGAGTTGCAACGCAAGTGGCTTAAAAGTACTAAATGCAATTAAACAACAGCGTTCTTGCCCCCTCAAAAAAATCCCTTCTACTAACTTTCAAGTAGCTAAATGGACTAGGATGCTAATCTATCGGAGTGAATACCTCTACAATGACACCAATTAAAGGCATAAAGAATCTGGCACAGCCTGAAGGATTGTTGGAACAGCATTGGTCGCTAGACAACTTGGAATGGCCAAATCAAATCCTCGCTACAAAATATGTATGTTTTGCCATCATTTTCTTATTTccacaaagaagaagaagcagaagtGTAATAATAAAGACTATTTGATATACAAAATAATTAACCAAGCAGTTGGCTTAATTCAGGATGTTACAACAAATATGGAAATTAACAGTTTTCCATTTGCTGTACTTCAGAAAACGAACCAATTTAGCGAGGTGCCTTCTTCTTTCCAGCAACAGTAACCTTCTTGCCCTTCAGGGTCCGGCAGTTGTTCTTTGTACGTTGCCCTCTACAGGGCAATCCCTGAATATGCCTCACACCTCGGTAACATTGGATCTCCTTTAGCCTCCTAATTGCAAGTGCAGTAGACCTCCTCTACAAATTTTACCCAGATAATCAGGCAGCATTGGCACAGAAAAATGTAAAAAGCTCTAGTCATGCTATGCACAATTTCGAAACAAAATGTACTTGCATTCAAATTCAGCTCTTATTGGTCCTATTTAATAACATGATTAATGATATGGTCATGctaacgaaaaagaaaaaacgaaGGGTAACATAAACGAGGATGAGACATGTTATGCAGATAAACTATTTTACATTTTTCGCTTGTCCACTATTTTACATTTGGCTTGTAAACCAGTGAGTCTCCTTGTATTAATGTTGACCACTCAAGATGGGagtgttttatttccttttcccttGTCCTTTATTCCCTTAAATACAGAACAGAGAGATTGCCTGACAACCCTGAAATTTCATTTATAACATGTATATCACAACCTATTAGCACCAGGAAAAGTAGCTTTCTTCGCTTCATTTTGCCCATTCAACCTTTCCAAGTACATTACCTAGTGATTGCAATAGCATTGACATACTATCCATACCCTGCACCTGATTTGGGggacattaatttgacatttaaATTAATTCTCAAGTACCAGCTTTATACATCAAACTGAACATGTCAATAATAACTACAACATAAGCCCATTTAAAAACCTAATGAATTGATAAGATCTGTCATTCAGGGAGGGATGGGTTGAGTGGTGGTTCGATGGCATAAGTGAAAGATTTCAGATTCGAGATCTTccacttacactaaaaaaaatttcaaaaaagatGTGTCAGCCCATAAAAATAAACAAGCAAACGAGCCCATCATGCAACAAGTTGCATTCTAGATAACCATAgcaagaataaataaatcacGCCTTTACCTCATAAAACAAATTTAAAGCTCCAGtgtaaaaatttccaaatccaTTTACTAAGGAATTGCATTCTATGGAATTTCTTTAAAGGTTTAATGCAATACAGTTCCAATTCAAACAACAGCCTATGAAGCCACAATTAAGCCAGCAAACTAGCTAGAATCCTTTTAACTGGACCCCTAAAACCcctccaaaaagaaaagaaaacagaaaagagaaaaatactaCCCTCAACagataacaagaaaaaaaatgttccTTCAGGCAttaattgaaaaggaaaagaaaaacatacaAGATCTCCTTCAATCATGTACTTGGAGACTTCTTCACGGAGAGAGGTGAGTTCTTCTTCAGACAAGTCCTTTGTGAATTTGTTGTCCATTCCAAGGTCAACCAGTATCTGCTTAGCTGTTGTACGCCCAATCCCATGAATATACTGCAAAGAAAACTCCACCCTTTTGCTGTTTGGTATCTCCACTCCTCCCACGCGAGCACACCTTATACTCAACCCACCAATCTAGCACcccaaacaaaatttaaaacaaaagtcaactaaattatgacaaaagaggaaaaagaacaaaaaaaaaaaagataatcgAAGAAATCTACCTTTGGGGGAACTGATGAGGCGggcaaagaaaaggagctggAGGTGCGTTTTGAAGAGGTAGTGTTGCAGATGAGGGAAAATGAAGGTAGTACAGGTACGGCTAGTGATTGTGCCATTTTTTGTATTGTATTTCAATTTGCTATTGATTTGTGGTTTCGAGAGGCAGAGtggaaaaaagagaggaagttTCACGTTTATGAAACTTTCTTATCCTCTCTCGTCAGGAAGGGGAGTAAGGGATCGGGAAAATAACAATTTGGTTCCCAAATTATCTTACTTGTGTCGATTTAGTCTCCATATTTTAGTGTTGACCGATTACATACCTAAACTTAAGATGCAAGTCCCAATTGAGGCGCTCCACCGCAAGGCCACAAGCAAAAATCAAGCGGATGTCAAATTGACCATATTTATAGAGGTATTTTTGAAACATCACTTATGCGGGTGTAATAAAGCCAAGTAAATCGTGCGTTAAAACAACAAATTCAAATTGAGGAGCTTAATTTGCAGATTTTCTCAATTGGAGAGCTAGGGTTCATTGGAAAACAGGAATGTCTCCTCAAATTCCCAAAATTGTGTATAGAATCATTGCAAATGCATCTAGGGAGAAATTGGGCCAAAGCAACATCAAGCTCAGCTAGTGTTTCAAGTAATCCGGGTTCAAATCAATCTGAAACAAGAGAAGAGATTCACCAAGGAAAAGACGAATACTGCAATGGAGATTTAATTGCGTGTTACCACTGTCATGAAGAGTGTCAAATAGTAACCTCATGGACAGAGTCAAATCCTTCAAGAAGATTTCATGGCTACAAAAAATATGGGGTAATATTTTCTCGTAAatatttcaattatgaaaatttAACGAATTTCCAAGAAGTAAACTATGAATAAATTGTGAATGCAGAAACGTTGAGCTTGTATATTTTTTGTGCTATGATCCACCTATATCTCAGAAGATGAAGAATGTAATGGCTTCATTGTTGAGGGACCTTAGAAGTGTCGAGAGAGAAAATGTAACATTGAAGATTGAGATCAGGAAATTGAGAACAAAAGAGAAACTATTATTGATATTGGCATGTGTTTGTTTGTGTTGCTGCATGTTAATTGCTGGTGTGCTTGTTTGCAATGGAAGATAGAAGCAAGGTGTGTTGGACCTGAAGATGCTGCACTAGATTTGGAcattttctggattttttggATATCGGCTACTAATATGTTTTGGATTTGTAAAAGTTTTGAGGAGAAAGGTGTCTCATTGTAAACTTGAATGTTGAATATGAAAGATGAGCAACCAAGTTCACGAGTTTTTTGGTTTGATATTGTTTGTTCATTGTTTTGGTCGCTATAAACTTGTATTTGTTCTGccaaaaaattgacaaaattttgccTGTTTATGGACATTTTCACTTGGCACTAATTCAGCAAAATAGCTAACACATTCACCAAACAAAACTTGTAAAAGGTCTCCCAAAACTTCGATGGAATTTTGCCTATTTATGGACACTTTTAGTTGGCACCAATTCAACAAAATAGCTAACATATTCACCAAATATAGAATGATTGCAGTTGCATTCGAATAGCATAGTCAGAGTGACATAAAAGCTATTTAGAAGACAACCAGCAAGGTATGTCTATCCATGTTATATCATCCAAAACTAAGTGATTCATGTCATATCATCAAAAACTAAGTGACCACTGGTCTTGCTAGTAAACTATTACATGTACTAACAAAAAATGACAAGGAGATTCAACTTCATGacaccaagtcacccaaaactAACTACAGTAGCAAAAATATGATTGGCATCATAACTATTTAAGCTCCAAAACAGATTTTTTCACATTTAGCAGCAGGTAACTGACTGTCTTCAACTTTCTTAAGTACTATTCGTGAAGTTATCTGGCTCACTCAACAGCCTATGCGCTTGCAAATACATATGAAGTGAGAACCAGCAACAGTAATAGTTGATAGTTCAATATTAGATAGAGTTTTTAATGCCAAAAACATAcaatttcttttctccttttgccTTTTCCCGAAGACACTACAGTAGCCGTCCTGGACCTCCAAGGTTGAGCTTGCATGCAGGGGCAAGTTTTTTGGTTTGGCCTGAAacatgacaaaaaaaaagagtagcaCACAgttcttaggatttttcttgagcCTAATTCTGGAGTAGAGAATTGCACATGAATTGTTTCAGCCATCTCATCAGCTTAGATGTTGACTGTTGAACAAACTTTTCAAATAGTTAGTAAACATCCaatgaaatataaatttacaaaatattCATTTGTGTATACCTGAATTAGACTTTGGGGTTGCAATATTTTTTGAGGGCTACTATTATCTCCATTGAAAGTAGATTCTGCTAAAAATATAAGTACTAGCATAGTAGTTTAATAAAATATGAAATGCAAGAATCAGATTTAATCATACCCTATATATAATTAGGTATTTCTTCTCTTCCATTAATTGGACCAATAGCTGGCTTATAGGCTTTCAAATATGCATCTCTAGAATAACAAGGATTCACAAGGCTCTCTGGCTCATTTCGCTGCAATGAAACACAACATAGAACATATGAATAGGGTATACCAATAAGTTCCCACCACCTGCATGTGCATGTCCTTCTTTTCATATCAACTACAAAAATGCCCCCATACATTTTTGTGACCTCGAATCTGTCATCATTAGCCCATCTTGCAATGTTTGATTTGGCATCACCCTTAGCTTTTTCCAGTTTTTTCATAATTTTGGGATAGATATCTTCGTTCCTTTTTCTCACCTATTTCCTTTTTGTCCTAAGCCTCTCCATAAGATATCACAATATTTTCAAGCATACCAAAAATGGGTATTTCCCTTGCATCTAAAATTACTAAATTGAAACTTTAACATAGGTTGTTGAGAAGAATGTCACATTTGGCTGTGGTCCGAAAATATGTCCTCTCCCAATCGTAAGGTGATATATTATCCACCAACCATTTATGTGCCCTCTCATTATGTTGCTTCAAGGTGTCCATTCCAGCTTCAAATTTATTCACATATGTCAACCTTGCACAGCCCCAAACATGCCCTTTATTGTTTCACTGGGATGATGTTT contains the following coding sequences:
- the LOC140004003 gene encoding small ribosomal subunit protein uS13c-like, translated to MAQSLAVPVLPSFSLICNTTSSKRTSSSFSLPASSVPPKIGGLSIRCARVGGVEIPNSKRVEFSLQYIHGIGRTTAKQILVDLGMDNKFTKDLSEEELTSLREEVSKYMIEGDLRRSTALAIRRLKEIQCYRGVRHIQGLPCRGQRTKNNCRTLKGKKVTVAGKKKAPR